A genomic region of Lachnoclostridium edouardi contains the following coding sequences:
- a CDS encoding DctP family TRAP transporter solute-binding subunit, with protein sequence MFKRIKKLAAVGLAAVMMLSATACGQAQDKKIVLHFTHTQSPGSISDLTAQEFKKMVEERSNGRIEVNIYSNCGLSGGDLTKAIELVQAGNIDIHSCAPPNIANYDKKFYSFWLPFLFPNSDDLLTFCHSPKVHQVVNGWCNDLEMEMLGINNAGSRQISNSKKEITKPEDLRGMNIRVPGANIFIDLYRDYFGANPTAMDFSEVYTSLQQKTIDGQENPIAVFDSSKFAEVQQYVTLWDGVRDTTIWVMSSKTLDKLSEEDQQLVRDCATEALDWGNDYLAENEQQIIDKLKAGGTTITELTDEQKAEFQKACAGIYDDYAKSVGQDVIDLFTGGYKE encoded by the coding sequence ATGTTTAAGAGAATAAAAAAGCTGGCAGCTGTAGGTCTTGCCGCAGTTATGATGCTTTCCGCAACAGCCTGCGGCCAGGCTCAGGATAAAAAAATCGTTCTCCATTTTACCCACACGCAAAGCCCTGGCTCTATCAGTGATCTGACAGCTCAGGAGTTTAAGAAAATGGTGGAGGAGAGAAGCAACGGAAGAATCGAAGTTAATATTTATTCTAACTGCGGGTTATCAGGAGGAGATTTAACAAAAGCCATTGAGCTGGTTCAGGCAGGCAATATTGATATACACTCCTGTGCTCCGCCAAATATTGCCAACTATGATAAAAAGTTTTATTCCTTCTGGCTTCCATTTTTATTCCCTAACTCAGACGACCTTCTGACCTTCTGCCACAGCCCTAAGGTTCATCAGGTAGTAAACGGCTGGTGCAATGATCTGGAGATGGAAATGTTAGGTATAAACAATGCAGGGTCCAGACAGATTTCCAACAGTAAAAAGGAAATTACAAAGCCAGAGGATTTAAGGGGAATGAATATCAGAGTTCCGGGAGCTAATATTTTCATTGATCTTTACAGAGATTATTTTGGAGCGAACCCTACGGCTATGGATTTCTCAGAGGTATATACGTCTCTTCAGCAGAAGACTATTGACGGCCAGGAAAATCCAATTGCAGTGTTTGATTCTTCTAAGTTTGCAGAGGTACAGCAGTACGTTACTTTGTGGGACGGAGTCAGAGATACTACAATCTGGGTTATGAGCAGCAAAACCCTGGATAAATTGTCTGAGGAAGATCAGCAGCTGGTAAGAGACTGCGCAACAGAAGCTTTAGACTGGGGAAATGATTATCTGGCAGAAAATGAGCAGCAGATTATAGATAAGCTGAAGGCCGGAGGAACTACTATTACAGAGCTGACAGATGAGCAGAAGGCAGAATTCCAAAAAGCCTGCGCAGGAATTTATGATGACTATGCCAAATCTGTAGGCCAGGATGTGATTGATCTGTTTACCGGCGGTTACAAAGAGTAG
- a CDS encoding TRAP transporter small permease, translating to MKEKGLFGDIWENLEEYLCSIALIIMTLVTFMNVFSRKITWFNMSFTQELVTTMFVWVCCLAAASVFKTDSHMGFSYLTDKFTGASKKVYRIVRLLLCSANYAIWIIWGTQMVVRQYRYNLLTGVLEMPVWTIGIAIPLTGVFSIIRMVQYEIKLAKEDK from the coding sequence ATGAAAGAAAAAGGCTTGTTTGGCGATATATGGGAGAATCTGGAAGAATACCTTTGTTCCATAGCGCTGATTATTATGACATTGGTTACTTTTATGAACGTATTCTCCAGAAAAATAACATGGTTTAACATGTCATTTACTCAGGAGCTTGTTACTACAATGTTTGTCTGGGTGTGCTGTCTTGCGGCTGCCAGTGTGTTTAAAACAGATTCTCATATGGGATTCAGCTACCTGACAGATAAGTTTACAGGTGCTTCCAAGAAAGTATACAGAATAGTAAGACTGCTTTTATGCAGCGCCAATTATGCAATCTGGATTATTTGGGGAACACAGATGGTAGTGAGACAGTACCGCTATAATCTGCTTACAGGCGTGCTGGAAATGCCAGTGTGGACGATTGGCATTGCAATTCCACTGACTGGAGTATTTTCCATTATCCGTATGGTGCAGTACGAAATTAAATTAGCAAAGGAGGATAAGTAA
- a CDS encoding aspartate/glutamate racemase family protein yields the protein MKVSLVYTSTTPELIELVEKEVGEALPEDVQVISYQDPSILAEVRDAGYVTAPAAARLVGMYMESVSAGADAILNLCSSVGEVADAAQDIGKYTGVPIVRVDEEMCREAVRLGKKIGVMATLPTTLEPTKNTILRVAREMNRHVELVDALVDGAFGLDQGQFKALMTEYAGKIADQVDVILFAQGSMAYCEEYIHEKYGKPVLSSPRFGAAALKEALIKKGCM from the coding sequence ATGAAAGTATCATTGGTTTATACCAGTACAACACCAGAATTAATTGAGCTTGTGGAGAAGGAAGTGGGAGAGGCGCTTCCTGAAGATGTTCAGGTAATCAGTTATCAGGACCCGTCAATTTTAGCAGAGGTAAGAGACGCCGGCTATGTGACTGCTCCAGCGGCAGCAAGACTGGTGGGCATGTATATGGAATCTGTTTCCGCAGGCGCAGACGCTATTTTGAATTTATGTTCTTCTGTAGGGGAAGTAGCGGATGCGGCTCAGGATATTGGAAAATATACAGGAGTTCCTATTGTCCGTGTAGATGAGGAAATGTGCAGGGAGGCAGTGCGGTTAGGAAAAAAAATCGGAGTTATGGCTACTCTTCCTACAACGCTGGAACCTACGAAAAATACAATTTTAAGAGTGGCAAGAGAAATGAACCGTCATGTTGAGCTGGTGGACGCCTTAGTGGATGGAGCATTTGGCTTAGATCAGGGCCAGTTTAAGGCATTGATGACTGAATATGCAGGAAAAATTGCTGATCAGGTGGACGTGATTTTATTTGCCCAGGGCTCCATGGCTTACTGTGAAGAATATATCCATGAGAAATATGGAAAGCCAGTGCTTTCCAGCCCAAGATTTGGAGCTGCGGCCCTGAAAGAAGCTTTAATTAAGAAAGGCTGCATGTAA